The DNA segment GCATAATTATGGCCATCTAGTTTGTCTTTAACATGAAAGTCAACGAAAGATACTGGGGTATCCATTACTGCACAAAAACATTACTAAGTACTTGTTCATATAAGATAAACTTTTATTTCAGATTCAAGTaactttattattttctttaattCATTAGGATCGAAAATTTCGCTCCAAATGGTAGCTAGTAATCATCTCCCTCCGAAATTAAAAATCCTAATAAATTACCAATCTTGAAATAAAATAAGTCCATGATACATAGATAAACACATGATATAAATGATAACAATTCCACGTATTCCATCAAACGCATGagaaatataatcatatatatgaAATCATTAATCGGATAAATCATAAGTTTAAATATGCAATTCAGTAAATAAATCTTCTCAAATTAAACATGTTTTATATCATAAGTTCCGAGGACCAATTGTTAAAAAAACTTGTTTAATTAAagttattatgattattatctTATTTTGTGACAATTCTGAGCCCACCATTGCCTTTCGTTCAGGTCTATCCCCAAAAATTGAAGGTTTCTGCCGCCTTCAGCACTTCATCGCTCGGAGGTCTCAGCACCTTCATCATGCCACGTTGCCGCGAATTACAATCGCGCGATGCTACTACGATTTACGTGGCTTCTCCCTTCGAATACTTGCTCTTCTGCAGCAATTCGTGTGGTGGCCATCGGCCTCCTCGAGATCGCTTGGCTTCTCAATCACCACCGCCGTATGATGCTCCGTCGATCTTTTGCCATCATTGAAGTCTCGTGGAGTCACGGCTCCTCGCTTGCAGAAGGGTTCACAAATCGACTTATGGAGGCGACgtctctttttatttatttatttattgatggTTGATTAGACAATTCATGTGAATCAATTAATCACCACACAATTACAATACAATTACAATATTACGAATTGTAATCAACCAGCAAAAAAAGAACAAATACCGCATATTAATTTACTGGCGAGATCGAGCTTTTTTACGTCTTTGATACCATTGTTAGAATCTATTGtccaaaacaataaattatGTGTACCTTTTCAGCGGAAAATAAAGCACACGATTGTTGAATCTCTGACTCAATCTACAATCTAGTTCCTCCACTTGATCTTCAAGCAAGTTCCTCGAACAAATCCCACGAACAGTAATTGTTCCTTTTGTGGTCGTCGAAATATTACTAGAATATTTCGATCACGTGCACACCTTAAACCCTTGGAAAACTGGAAATGTTCCAAGAATTAACAcagataaaatatatatttatgtgtatTATTCAACGTGAATAATTCATGTATCTACCAACTAGGGagtacctatatttataggacaCCTAGTCTGGTATGATTAGAATTCTACTCCACCTCAAACTGTGGATGCAGTTTGATATATCAAATAttctatatcaaataatatattatgagaTAATATTATTGATATATCTAATCTTTTAATTGTGGTATAATTAAATACCAAACACTTTAAAAGATCACAATAATATCCAATAAATCAAAAGCTTGTATCTGATCTTCaaagtgttgtatttataaGATTCAAGAATGATATGAACGTTAGATACAAAAATATGACCGTTTGGGTTGTTTCTGGACACTTTCTGAAGTTGCAACAGTCATATTTGAGTAGCTGGCACTTTCTGAGTTTGAGCTAAATTTACTGTTCATCGGGCTGGTTTGACCGATTTTGATCCGGTGAAACTCATCTGGTCTGGTCAAGCTTTGATCTGGTCTGGTCCGACTTTGATCTAGTTTGGTTCGATTGATCTTATCTGGTTCATAGTTGATCTAGTCTCTTATTTGATCTGCATCATTGCAATTGATCTGGTTCGTTCATGATTCAATCTGATCTTTTCAATTGCTTATAGCTCTTGATTCACTGATTTCTGGGCAAGGTGatgaacatgaaagttgtatccCTTTTCTTTCCTTTCCATGAAATCAAGAATCGCTCGATTTCAAGTTGGTATGTGAAAGATATACTCAAAATACTCAGCTAATCCAAAAATTCTGTTCTGTAGATTTTCTGTGCCAAAATGGAAACTTCATCTTGATTTATCAGCTTCTTAAACTCCGATTCAGGCTTTGACGTGtgaatatgatttttagatcattctcttagattCGTAACGCATACTGAATCATTCCGTTTGGATAAGCGAGCTGTAAGTTATAGCCAAAATACCAGAGCTGATCTGTTTGATCTGATTACCGAAGCTTTGATCTGATTTTCATCCAGCTTGATGTTGTGACCAACTTTTCGCCTAGACAACTTCTGAATTAACTGATCTGGCCTTAAATATGACTTGTAGATATTTGAGTAATCTTTCCAACCGTTTTGGCCTCATGTCATTTGGATCACCGAGCTATAAGATATGATCGATTTAATGAACTGCGCCAGCTTGAATAACTTGATTTCCAGCTCAAGCCTTCCAACTTTGATCTACTATCTACaacacttgatgaaatatgttataaacacaataaaaagttttgttatcatcaaaatcaagattgcttaTGTTTCACAACCCAACATCTTGTCTCACACGAAATTTGAGAGAAATTGTGGTGTGACTTTTCTAAGGGTTTGAGAGTATATTTATAGGCACCAATAGTAGTCAAGATCAACTAGGATACCTaggttttaaaatttgaataagaCTCTATCTCCAAGATTTGATTCCTTCTAGATTTCAGATAACTTGAAATGTCCAATTTACTTATCTtgcatatatttaattttattttgatatgcAAACTTTCAATATCCAATCAATTTATCTTGATACAATCACATGATAATCAAGAATATCAAGATTTTAATATCTTGTAGTCCTTAAAAATCCAGAGTTTCACAATATTCTTCCGTTCTCATAtttgacttgagcgtcggaggagATACATCGAAAACACCTTCAGCCCCTTCCAACACTCTTGATGACTCTTGATGTTGGTTTCAGGCCGGGAAATATCTCTTAGCTCGACAAGGAGATCACATTTTTCAGCATCATCAATATCCCATTTCCAAGCTATGCCAATCTTCAGAGGTAAATGTACGTATATGCCTATCTTCGGAGGTAAAcgtataataaatttttttttttcaagctaCATGTTTGTAGACCAAGTGGTTAATTAACTAtaatcattaaaaataaattgataaTTAATTATGAAGCAATATATACTATTATATACACAATTGATTATTTATCATCAGTCCCGTCGATCAAATAAATTAAGAAGCATAATTATTGTGTGGATTAACAAATACTGATGATTTTGAGATACTTCGCTAGTAAGTTAAAGTTTTCAATGATCAGATAACAGTGATGAAAATTAAAAACCAAGTCAAAGATAAtatataattcttgaaaattAGTCTTCAATATGCTGAAGTAAGAAATTGAAAACCCAAAGATATTCGAGTAGGTTAGAAGAGAAAAGACTAGTTGATCCGATTTATAACtgaaatgaaaaataatatttttgatataaaaataatatatttttattaattggaTCGAATCGGAGACATGTCTCACAAAATTTAAATATGAAACCGTCGTatagtaagatatatatatatatatatagttcttttatggtgcccaataCTATATGTCTACTTCATGCttaccatgtacaagtcaactcatctattataccggtcaactcatctattgtacatggtggacatgaagtggacatatagtgttgggcaccataaaagaactcatatatatatatatatatatattaaattaatattatttacaaagctagatatatattttaaatgatttttttggtGAAGTCTTTTTCACCACCTCAAAACAAAACCCAATCCATTTCAAATTATTTCATTCAATATCTTTTGAAGGAGAAGGGGACACAATTCATAAAGAATTTTCGACTTATTATCTAAAAGAATCCACCACTCATTTTAATTTCCTTCAAATGCACAAGTCTctctcaaaaaaattatctcccACGTTATAAATTTGGATTTTAAACATCGATATATTACATTTTTCACATACCGATTCATATTCTGTCGGTCATGATCTTGTACGTAAAATAATgtgttaagaaaataaaatccgaaaataataataataatttagaaaAGCTAATATATCGGATCCATTTGTGGAGAAGCTAGAAATCATATAGAGAATGAAAgtggaaaataataaaaactttaGCATAACACAAAATACGATAACGTCATCTACATGAAGatcatatataattaaattaaactcAGACAAAGAAAAGCGGTCCACAGCGTCGATCGCTCTACCAGCCGTGACAATCGCTAGTAATAATAAATGGCCGGGGAGCCATGATTCTCTACTTGACCACCAGCAGCAGCACTAGATGATCTCGAATACGTCTTCTTCGATGAAGAAGACGTATTAGCAGACAAATCACTAGCCCTTCTCCTCAAAATCTCCCTCATCCCATCTGCGACCCGAATCGCGGGATTCGATTTACGCGATTTTCGGCAGAAAGACATGTGAGCTTTGACAGCTTCATCCAACCCGAATGCCAGCTTGTTGAACTCATCTCTCACGGCCTCCGAGCACAGCCCGCAGAGCCATTTGCCGTCGAAGCTCGACTTCACTTTGGCGATGTATTCTTGCGTGCAATCTTCTTTCAATCCACAGCACTCGCACTTCACCAATTCAATGTCCATTTTGGAGATTCCGATTATGTTTTCTTGAGGGGAAATTAAAAAGATCAAAGAAAATTCATTATCTccctttgttttgtttttgatcAGCATTATattcttccttttttttttttttttgtgggtgGATGTAGTCGTGATTTCGAATAGCGATTTATCTccctttgttttgtttttcatgTATCGAGAGTATTTAGTGTTTTATTTATAGTAGGATAATATTGAATATTTGAAGTATAAAAtggtatttttaatatttgtaaTGTAATACATGTAGGGTAGACGTTTTATGTTTGGAAAGGGAATGATAATTTGTTTTCAAGTGTTTGATAAACAATGGGGTTTTCAAGAGTAATTGCCTTAATTTTCTCCATGTTCTAAGGGACATAGGGCAGTGGAAAAAGAGACAACGTGGGGGACCTATGAATGTAATTGAGGGCCCTCCCTCCCTCTCCTattgaaaattcaagaaaatatcTATTGAATTTGTCTCTTTATGTGATTTTGGAGTATTTGTTTTTCGCTGATTTTAGTTTTTTATGTTATTAAAATTGATTCTTAATCTTCCGTCAACAAAAAATTGATTCTTAATCttgtatttttaagtttttaatgaTTAACTGtttcaatcatttttttttatcgagAGTGTTACTATGACATGAGTCACATGACATAAGTCAACATCGCATTAGTACTAGTTCAACGTCGTATGGTTCTAAAGCGGAAGAATGATAAAATTatctgaaaaaataaaaataaaaaactatgaATAGAGTTCGAAGATAAAAAAAACCAAGATCGCCAAAAATTACATTTGCAAAATTAAAAACTGAAAGTATCCTTCACTTGATTTGACCTCTTTTCGGGGAGAATTTCGTTTCTTATGGTAGATGACTAGTTAATTTTAGCTCATTATAAGGTTCGAATTGTACAACATGTTTTGTATCATGATAAATATCTAATCAATACCCCTTATTATATATTTCTTATCATCGAATATATCATGTTTGGATCCATTAGTGAGACAACTGACAAGAATTGACGAAAATTGATGGGCTTATTAATAGTTTAAAtttgcataatttttttttccattttatcTAATTAGTAATTACATAGTGTATATTGGCATGTTTTATTAACATTAACAGATTCTTCTATGGTGTATCGGGAATTGAAAACAAAGCAAAATAATTGAAGTATCTCTTCTGTGCAATCGTATTTAATATCAAATTCAAATGTATGCAGCTCATGATAGGGTATGAAGCTCATGATAGGGTATGATAGGGTACATAGACCATAGTGAAGTGAGACAACACTCAAAATTAACTaatgaaaaataagaaaaattttgattttcaatttttttatttgtcgcTTCATGTGATTTTATTCTTATGTGTTGTCAAATGTATTAAtcctatatttttattatttttcactaATTTTAGTCATATTTTTGACATGGTACGCCGTACATGGTGATAACATAGTACGTATTGTATCAAATATCAATACTTCATATTAAAAATTGTTACAATTATCAAATACAAGAATGGAACTGAAATTTATTAGCGTATCCTAAAATAATAGATATATCATATAAAAAATGCATTAATTTGCcataaaattaatatacaaaTGAAACCCTATATAGGTGGTATGTTACGGATGCACGTGGAATACTATttatacaaaatattaaaaacaagTTACGTATTTTTgctaacaattttattttaatatataaattatgtcCAAATAAATATTGACGGACG comes from the Henckelia pumila isolate YLH828 chromosome 1, ASM3356847v2, whole genome shotgun sequence genome and includes:
- the LOC140876307 gene encoding uncharacterized protein — encoded protein: MKNKTKGDKSLFEITTTSTHKKKKKRKNIMLIKNKTKGDNEFSLIFLISPQENIIGISKMDIELVKCECCGLKEDCTQEYIAKVKSSFDGKWLCGLCSEAVRDEFNKLAFGLDEAVKAHMSFCRKSRKSNPAIRVADGMREILRRRASDLSANTSSSSKKTYSRSSSAAAGGQVENHGSPAIYYY